A section of the Streptomyces sp. V3I8 genome encodes:
- a CDS encoding ATP-binding protein yields MNQETVRSFSLLLSATPRGARLARRFTSEQLRTWALPLDPARAEHIVAELAANAITHGRVPGRDFRLTLYVVGGTLRIEVTDTRGDRPVRHPRQHGPVDESGRGLVIVEALCDRWGVTPGRPPRKTVWAEINFVPQPQPQPRTAPTPRPASTGPRILPSR; encoded by the coding sequence GTGAATCAAGAAACCGTCCGCAGCTTCAGCCTGCTCCTGTCCGCCACACCCCGCGGCGCCCGCCTCGCCCGGCGGTTCACGAGTGAGCAACTGCGCACCTGGGCGCTCCCGTTGGACCCCGCCCGCGCGGAGCACATCGTCGCCGAGCTGGCGGCCAACGCCATCACGCACGGCCGCGTACCCGGCCGCGACTTCCGGCTCACGCTGTACGTGGTCGGCGGCACCCTCCGCATCGAGGTGACCGACACCCGCGGCGACCGGCCGGTCCGGCACCCCCGACAGCACGGTCCGGTCGACGAGTCGGGCCGCGGCCTCGTCATCGTCGAGGCCCTCTGCGACCGGTGGGGCGTCACCCCCGGCAGACCCCCGCGCAAGACCGTCTGGGCCGAGATCAATTTCGTACCGCAGCCGCAGCCACAGCCACGGACGGCGCCGACACCGCGCCCCGCCTCCACCGGCCCCCGGATTCTGCCGTCCCGGTAA
- a CDS encoding aldo/keto reductase family oxidoreductase → MNTPSASLPGGTWTLGDLTVTRFGYGAMQLAGPGVMGPPADHDGALAVLREASALGITHIDTAGTYGPRVTNQLIREALHPYPASLHIVTKVGAVRDQQGGWPPARQPEDLRRAVHENLGDLGLDSLDVVNLRLGNAQGPQPGSLAEPFETLVELQQQGLIRHLGVSNATAEQVAEAQAIAPIVCVQNGYNIAYRQDDELIDELADQGIAYVPFFPLGGFTPLQSTALSAVATRLDATPMSVALAWLLRRSPNILLIPGTSSVAHLRENVAGAGLSLSDEDLAELDKIGN, encoded by the coding sequence ATGAACACACCCTCCGCGTCACTGCCCGGCGGCACCTGGACCCTGGGGGATCTGACCGTCACCCGCTTCGGCTACGGCGCCATGCAGCTCGCCGGCCCCGGGGTCATGGGCCCGCCCGCCGACCACGACGGCGCGCTCGCCGTCCTACGCGAGGCCTCCGCCCTCGGGATCACCCACATCGACACCGCCGGTACATACGGACCACGCGTCACCAACCAGCTGATCCGTGAAGCGCTTCACCCCTATCCCGCATCGCTGCACATCGTGACCAAGGTCGGCGCGGTCCGCGATCAGCAAGGTGGCTGGCCCCCTGCCCGGCAGCCCGAGGACCTGCGCCGCGCCGTCCACGAGAACCTTGGGGATCTCGGCCTCGATTCACTCGACGTGGTCAATCTCCGGCTCGGCAACGCTCAAGGTCCCCAGCCCGGCTCGCTCGCCGAGCCCTTCGAGACCCTCGTCGAACTCCAGCAGCAGGGCCTGATCCGGCACCTCGGAGTGAGTAACGCGACGGCGGAACAGGTCGCTGAGGCACAGGCGATCGCGCCGATCGTGTGCGTGCAGAACGGGTACAACATCGCCTACCGTCAGGACGACGAGCTGATCGACGAACTCGCCGACCAGGGCATCGCCTACGTGCCTTTCTTCCCGCTCGGCGGCTTCACCCCGCTGCAGTCCACAGCGCTTTCCGCCGTGGCCACCCGGCTGGATGCGACGCCGATGTCGGTCGCCCTGGCTTGGCTGCTGCGGCGGTCGCCGAACATCCTGCTCATCCCCGGCACCTCGTCGGTGGCACACCTGCGCGAGAACGTCGCCGGCGCGGGACTCTCGCTCTCCGACGAGGACCTCGCCGAGCTGGACAAGATCGGCAACTAA
- a CDS encoding helix-turn-helix transcriptional regulator, with the protein MSGEGVDEAGWTTEPGDEMAPMVEAVGSLIRFHREAAGMRAADFGEAMGYGEDLIRKVERGARIPRAEFLCRADEVLGAGGAIASMRRHVEQARYPKKLRHLAQMEERAAELLLYNNHHIHGLLQTKEYAEAIFGVRRPAHTKEALEQAVEARMARQSVFERNPAPDLSFVQEQVTLERPVGGTIVLRRQLERLLEVAKLPHVEFQVMPTAWWDHPGLNGPIELLKFEDGTAVGRSDGAFNGRPTSDPRQLRILELRYGIIRAQALSPGESMAFIERALGEL; encoded by the coding sequence ATGAGTGGTGAGGGTGTGGACGAGGCGGGCTGGACAACCGAGCCCGGGGACGAGATGGCGCCGATGGTCGAAGCGGTGGGCAGCCTCATCAGGTTCCACCGCGAAGCCGCTGGGATGAGGGCTGCCGACTTCGGAGAGGCCATGGGATACGGCGAGGACCTGATCCGCAAGGTGGAGCGGGGGGCACGAATTCCCAGGGCCGAGTTCCTGTGCAGAGCGGACGAGGTGCTGGGCGCGGGCGGCGCTATCGCGTCGATGCGGCGGCACGTGGAGCAGGCCCGGTATCCGAAGAAGCTGCGGCACCTGGCGCAGATGGAGGAACGGGCGGCAGAGTTGCTGCTGTACAACAACCATCACATTCACGGGTTGTTGCAGACGAAGGAGTATGCCGAGGCAATTTTCGGGGTGCGGCGGCCCGCGCACACGAAGGAGGCGCTGGAGCAGGCGGTGGAAGCACGAATGGCACGGCAGAGTGTTTTCGAGCGAAATCCCGCGCCTGACCTCAGCTTCGTCCAGGAACAGGTGACGCTCGAACGGCCGGTCGGGGGGACAATCGTCCTACGGCGACAACTTGAACGGCTGCTGGAGGTCGCGAAGTTGCCGCACGTGGAATTCCAGGTGATGCCGACCGCCTGGTGGGACCACCCTGGGCTGAACGGCCCGATCGAACTGCTCAAGTTCGAGGACGGCACCGCGGTGGGGCGTTCCGACGGGGCGTTCAACGGCCGTCCGACCTCCGACCCGAGACAGCTCAGGATCCTCGAACTGCGGTATGGAATCATCCGGGCTCAGGCCCTCTCGCCTGGAGAGTCGATGGCCTTCATCGAGCGAGCGCTTGGAGAGTTATGA
- a CDS encoding DUF1707 and DUF4190 domain-containing protein: MSYPSPWQPGQGWNQPRPWPEQAGQSMLASTADRERAVDVLRAGFGEGRMQQPEFEKRVARAYAARTVGELALLVSDLPQGPVPLSAVPGPMSGPVPRTFLPAAPPKTNEKAVGSAICGVLCLVTAGLTGVPAVILGHAARAEMRRTGEGGEGLALTGLVLGWLSTAGWALLLTLLFAAALVS; this comes from the coding sequence GTGTCGTACCCGTCACCGTGGCAGCCGGGGCAGGGGTGGAACCAACCGCGCCCCTGGCCCGAGCAGGCCGGCCAGTCGATGCTCGCCTCGACCGCCGACCGGGAGCGTGCCGTGGACGTGCTCAGAGCCGGGTTCGGCGAGGGGCGGATGCAGCAGCCCGAGTTCGAGAAGCGGGTGGCGCGGGCGTACGCGGCCCGTACGGTGGGCGAGCTCGCCCTGCTGGTGTCCGACCTGCCGCAGGGCCCCGTACCGCTTTCTGCGGTCCCTGGGCCCATGTCCGGGCCCGTGCCGCGGACGTTCCTGCCCGCGGCCCCGCCGAAGACGAACGAGAAGGCGGTCGGCTCGGCGATCTGCGGGGTGCTCTGTCTGGTGACGGCCGGGCTGACCGGGGTTCCGGCGGTGATCCTGGGGCACGCCGCCCGCGCGGAGATGCGGCGCACGGGCGAGGGTGGCGAAGGTCTCGCGCTCACCGGGCTGGTCCTCGGCTGGCTGTCCACCGCGGGCTGGGCGTTGCTGCTGACCCTGCTGTTCGCGGCGGCGCTGGTGTCCTGA
- the fusA gene encoding elongation factor G — MATTSLDLAKVRNIGIMAHIDAGKTTTTERILFYTGVSYKIGEVHDGAATMDWMEQEQERGITITSAATTCHWPLEDNDYTINIIDTPGHVDFTVEVERSLRVLDGAVTVFDGVAGVEPQSETVWRQADRYGVPRICFVNKLDRTGAEFHRCVDMIRDRLGAQPLVMQLPIGAEMDFKGVVDLVRMKALVWSAEAAKGEMYDVVDIPATHTEAAEEYRGLLIEAVAENDEEIMELYLEGQEPTEEQLYAAIRRITISSGKSTDTTVTPVFCGTAFKNKGVQPLLDAVVRYLPTPLDVEAIEGHDVKDPEVVVKRKPSVDEPLSALAFKIMSDPHLGKLTFVRVYSGRLVSGTAVLNSVKGKKERIGKIYRMHANKREEIEAVGAGDIVAVMGLKQTTTGETLSDDKNPVILESMDFPAPVIQVAIEPKSKGDQEKLGVAIQRLAEEDPSFQVHSDEETGQTIIGGMGELHLEVLVDRMRREFKVEANVGKPQVAYRETIRKAVERVDYTHKKQTGGTGQFAKVQIAIEPITETDGPAYEFVNKVTGGRIPREYIPSVDAGAQEAMQFGILAGYEMTGVRITLLDGAYHEVDSSELAFKIAGSQAFKEAARKASPVLLEPMMAVEVTTPEDYMGEVIGDINSRRGQIQAMEERMGARIVKGLVPLSEMFGYVGDLRSKTSGRASYSMQFDSYAEVPRNVAEEIIAKAKGE, encoded by the coding sequence ATGGCTACCACTTCACTTGACCTGGCCAAGGTCCGCAACATCGGGATCATGGCCCACATCGACGCGGGTAAGACGACCACCACCGAGCGGATCCTCTTCTACACCGGCGTCAGCTACAAGATCGGTGAAGTCCACGACGGCGCTGCCACCATGGACTGGATGGAGCAGGAGCAGGAGCGTGGCATCACGATCACCTCTGCTGCGACCACCTGTCATTGGCCCCTCGAGGACAACGACTACACGATCAACATCATCGACACCCCCGGGCACGTCGACTTCACGGTCGAGGTGGAGCGTTCGCTCCGCGTCCTCGACGGTGCCGTCACGGTGTTCGACGGCGTCGCGGGTGTCGAGCCGCAGTCCGAGACGGTGTGGCGTCAGGCCGACCGTTACGGCGTGCCGCGCATCTGCTTCGTCAACAAGCTCGACCGGACCGGCGCGGAGTTCCACCGCTGCGTCGACATGATCAGGGACCGCCTCGGTGCGCAGCCCCTGGTCATGCAGCTCCCGATCGGTGCCGAGATGGACTTCAAGGGCGTTGTGGACCTGGTCCGCATGAAGGCGCTCGTGTGGTCCGCCGAGGCGGCGAAGGGCGAGATGTACGACGTCGTCGACATCCCGGCCACGCACACCGAGGCCGCCGAGGAGTACCGCGGTCTGCTGATCGAGGCCGTCGCGGAGAACGACGAAGAGATCATGGAGCTGTACCTGGAGGGCCAGGAGCCCACCGAGGAGCAGCTGTACGCCGCGATCCGTCGCATCACCATCTCGTCCGGCAAGTCCACCGACACCACGGTCACCCCGGTGTTCTGTGGCACCGCGTTCAAGAACAAGGGCGTCCAGCCCCTGCTCGACGCGGTCGTGCGCTACCTGCCGACCCCCCTGGACGTCGAGGCCATCGAAGGCCACGACGTCAAGGACCCCGAGGTCGTCGTCAAGCGCAAGCCGTCCGTGGACGAGCCGCTGTCCGCCCTCGCGTTCAAGATCATGAGCGACCCGCACCTGGGCAAGCTCACCTTCGTCCGGGTCTACTCGGGCCGCCTGGTGTCCGGCACCGCCGTGCTGAACTCCGTCAAGGGCAAGAAGGAGCGCATCGGCAAGATCTACCGCATGCACGCGAACAAGCGTGAGGAGATCGAGGCGGTGGGCGCCGGCGACATCGTCGCCGTGATGGGCCTGAAGCAGACCACCACCGGTGAGACGCTCTCGGACGACAAGAACCCGGTCATCCTGGAGTCCATGGACTTCCCGGCGCCGGTCATCCAGGTCGCCATCGAGCCCAAGTCCAAGGGTGACCAGGAGAAGCTGGGTGTAGCCATCCAGCGTCTCGCGGAGGAGGACCCCTCCTTCCAGGTTCACTCGGACGAGGAGACCGGCCAGACCATCATCGGTGGTATGGGCGAGCTGCACCTCGAGGTGCTGGTCGACCGTATGCGCCGTGAGTTCAAGGTCGAGGCCAACGTCGGTAAGCCGCAGGTCGCGTACCGTGAGACGATCCGCAAGGCCGTCGAGCGCGTGGACTACACCCACAAGAAGCAGACCGGTGGTACCGGTCAGTTCGCCAAGGTGCAGATCGCGATCGAGCCGATCACCGAGACCGACGGTCCGGCGTACGAGTTCGTGAACAAGGTCACCGGTGGCCGTATCCCGCGGGAGTACATCCCGTCGGTGGACGCCGGTGCGCAGGAGGCCATGCAGTTCGGCATCCTCGCCGGGTACGAGATGACGGGTGTCCGCATCACGCTTCTCGACGGTGCCTACCACGAGGTCGACTCCTCCGAACTGGCGTTCAAGATCGCCGGCTCGCAGGCCTTCAAGGAGGCCGCGCGCAAGGCCAGCCCCGTGCTGCTCGAGCCGATGATGGCCGTCGAGGTCACCACGCCCGAGGACTACATGGGTGAGGTCATCGGCGACATCAACTCCCGCCGTGGCCAGATCCAGGCCATGGAGGAGCGGATGGGTGCCCGGATCGTCAAGGGTCTCGTCCCCCTCTCGGAGATGTTCGGCTACGTCGGCGACCTCCGCAGCAAGACCTCGGGTCGCGCAAGCTACTCGATGCAGTTCGACTCCTACGCCGAGGTTCCCCGGAACGTCGCCGAGGAGATCATCGCGAAGGCCAAGGGCGAGTAA
- the rpsG gene encoding 30S ribosomal protein S7 — protein MPRKGPAPKRPVIIDPVYGSPLVTSLINKVLLNGKRSTAERIVYGAMEGLREKTGNDPVITLKRALENIKPTLEVKSRRVGGATYQVPIEVKPGRASTLALRWLVGYSRARREKTMTERLLNELLDASNGLGAAVKKREDTHKMAESNKAFAHYRW, from the coding sequence ATGCCTCGTAAGGGCCCCGCCCCGAAGCGCCCGGTCATCATCGACCCGGTCTACGGTTCCCCTCTGGTGACCTCCCTCATCAACAAGGTGCTGCTGAACGGCAAGCGCTCCACCGCCGAGCGCATCGTGTACGGCGCCATGGAGGGCCTGCGCGAGAAGACCGGCAACGACCCGGTCATCACGCTGAAGCGCGCACTGGAGAACATCAAGCCGACCCTCGAGGTCAAGTCCCGCCGTGTCGGCGGTGCGACGTACCAGGTCCCGATCGAGGTCAAGCCCGGTCGTGCCAGCACGCTCGCGCTGCGCTGGCTGGTCGGTTACTCCCGCGCCCGTCGCGAGAAGACCATGACCGAGCGTCTGCTCAACGAGCTCCTCGACGCCTCCAACGGCCTCGGTGCCGCTGTGAAGAAGCGCGAGGACACCCACAAGATGGCCGAGTCCAACAAGGCCTTCGCGCACTACCGCTGGTAG
- the tuf gene encoding elongation factor Tu codes for MAKAKFERTKPHVNIGTIGHIDHGKTTLTAAITKVLHDAYPDLNEASAFDQIDKAPEERQRGITISIAHVEYQTETRHYAHVDCPGHADYIKNMITGAAQMDGAILVVAATDGPMPQTKEHVLLARQVGVPYIVVALNKADMVDDEEILELVELEVRELLSEYEFPGDDLPVVKVSALKALEGDAEWGKSVLDLMKAVDESIPQPERDVDKPFLMPIEDVFTITGRGTVVTGRIERGVLKVNETVDIVGIKTEKTTTTVTGIEMFRKLLDEGQAGENVGLLLRGIKREDVERGQVIIKPGSVTPHTSFEAQAYILSKDEGGRHTPFFNNYRPQFYFRTTDVTGVVTLPEGTEMVMPGDNTEMTVELIQPVAMEEGLKFAIREGGRTVGAGQVIKINK; via the coding sequence GTGGCGAAGGCAAAGTTCGAGCGGACTAAGCCGCACGTCAACATCGGCACCATCGGTCACATCGACCACGGTAAGACGACCCTCACGGCCGCCATTACCAAGGTGCTGCACGACGCGTACCCGGACCTGAACGAGGCCTCGGCCTTCGACCAGATCGACAAGGCTCCCGAAGAGCGCCAGCGCGGTATCACGATCTCGATCGCGCACGTCGAGTACCAGACCGAGACGCGGCACTACGCCCACGTCGACTGCCCCGGTCACGCGGACTACATCAAGAACATGATCACGGGTGCGGCGCAGATGGACGGCGCCATCCTCGTCGTCGCCGCGACGGACGGCCCGATGCCGCAGACCAAGGAGCACGTGCTCCTGGCCCGCCAGGTCGGCGTTCCGTACATCGTCGTCGCCCTGAACAAGGCCGACATGGTGGACGACGAGGAGATCCTGGAGCTCGTCGAGCTCGAGGTCCGTGAGCTGCTCTCCGAGTACGAGTTCCCGGGCGACGACCTTCCGGTCGTCAAGGTCTCGGCGCTCAAGGCCCTCGAGGGCGACGCCGAGTGGGGCAAGTCCGTCCTCGACCTGATGAAGGCCGTCGACGAGTCCATCCCGCAGCCCGAGCGTGACGTCGACAAGCCGTTCCTCATGCCCATCGAGGACGTCTTCACGATCACCGGTCGCGGCACGGTCGTCACCGGCCGTATCGAGCGTGGTGTCCTCAAGGTCAACGAGACCGTCGACATCGTCGGTATCAAGACCGAGAAGACCACCACCACGGTCACCGGCATCGAGATGTTCCGCAAGCTGCTCGACGAGGGCCAGGCCGGTGAGAACGTCGGTCTGCTCCTCCGTGGCATCAAGCGCGAGGACGTCGAGCGCGGCCAGGTCATCATCAAGCCGGGCTCGGTCACGCCCCACACCTCGTTCGAGGCGCAGGCGTACATCCTGTCCAAGGACGAGGGCGGCCGTCACACGCCGTTCTTCAACAACTACCGTCCCCAGTTCTACTTCCGCACGACGGACGTGACTGGTGTGGTGACCCTTCCCGAGGGCACCGAGATGGTCATGCCCGGCGACAACACCGAGATGACCGTTGAGCTCATCCAGCCCGTCGCCATGGAGGAGGGCCTGAAGTTCGCCATCCGTGAGGGTGGCCGGACCGTGGGCGCCGGCCAGGTCATCAAGATCAACAAGTAG
- the rpsL gene encoding 30S ribosomal protein S12 codes for MPTIQQLVRNGRQDKVKKNMTPALEGSPQRRGVCTRVFTTTPKKPNSALRKVARVRLTSGIEVTAYIPGEGHNLQEHSIVLVRGGRVKDLPGVRYKIIRGSLDTQGVKNRKQARSRYGAKKEK; via the coding sequence GTGCCTACGATCCAGCAGCTGGTCCGGAATGGCCGGCAAGACAAGGTCAAGAAGAACATGACGCCCGCGCTCGAGGGTTCGCCCCAGCGCCGTGGCGTCTGCACGCGTGTGTTCACGACCACCCCCAAGAAGCCGAACTCGGCCCTGCGCAAGGTCGCGCGTGTGCGTCTGACCAGCGGGATCGAAGTCACCGCTTACATTCCGGGTGAGGGACACAACCTGCAGGAGCACTCCATCGTGCTCGTGCGCGGCGGCCGTGTGAAGGACCTGCCGGGTGTTCGCTACAAGATCATCCGAGGTTCTCTGGACACCCAGGGTGTCAAGAACCGCAAGCAGGCCCGCAGCCGCTACGGCGCCAAGAAGGAGAAGTAG
- a CDS encoding DUF397 domain-containing protein gives MSTSNLRWFKSSYSSGPEVDDCVEIAKAPTAVHVRDSKNAEGPRLMLAREAWASFVTALPTAP, from the coding sequence ATGAGCACCTCGAACCTCCGCTGGTTCAAGAGCAGCTACAGCAGCGGTCCTGAAGTGGACGACTGCGTCGAGATAGCCAAAGCTCCGACCGCTGTTCACGTCCGCGATTCCAAGAACGCCGAAGGGCCGCGGCTGATGCTGGCCCGTGAGGCGTGGGCGTCGTTCGTGACGGCCCTGCCGACGGCACCGTGA
- a CDS encoding LysR family transcriptional regulator, with amino-acid sequence MDTLETRELRYFMAVAEELHFGRAAERLGMAQPPLSRAIQQLERRLGVCLLKRNRRGVSLTGAGEMLLHEGRAALDATTAAARRTRRAGGADSPGGPRNRLVLAVKAGASHELLHKLLDAYAAEPDAAEIEVLPSGTCEQEGMLRDGRADVALMHKPFNSLAGFDSEELMTEGQIAVLPASHPLAAQRTLSLADVSDIPDLPLARWSRHGTYPPGPGPEIHDQTQLAQLIALGRTVAVFPDSARAWLWAEHTAVPLTDAPPVVTHIAWPAHSRSLALAGLIRTATRL; translated from the coding sequence ATGGACACCTTGGAGACCCGCGAGCTGAGGTACTTCATGGCCGTCGCGGAGGAACTGCACTTCGGCCGCGCCGCCGAGCGCCTCGGCATGGCCCAGCCACCGCTGTCCCGGGCGATCCAGCAGCTGGAGCGGCGCCTCGGCGTCTGTCTGCTGAAACGCAACCGCCGCGGCGTCTCCCTGACCGGCGCCGGAGAGATGCTGCTGCACGAGGGCCGCGCAGCCCTTGACGCGACCACCGCTGCCGCTCGCCGCACCCGTCGCGCCGGTGGCGCCGACAGTCCGGGCGGTCCCCGCAACCGCCTGGTGCTGGCAGTGAAGGCCGGCGCGTCTCACGAGCTGCTGCACAAGCTCCTCGACGCCTACGCGGCCGAGCCCGACGCCGCCGAGATCGAGGTGCTACCGAGCGGCACGTGTGAGCAGGAAGGGATGCTGCGCGACGGCCGCGCCGATGTGGCGCTCATGCACAAGCCGTTCAACTCCCTCGCCGGGTTCGACAGCGAGGAACTGATGACCGAAGGGCAGATCGCCGTCCTGCCCGCCTCGCACCCCCTCGCCGCGCAGAGGACTCTGTCCCTGGCCGACGTCAGCGACATCCCCGATCTTCCACTCGCCCGCTGGTCCCGCCACGGCACGTACCCACCCGGCCCGGGCCCCGAGATCCACGACCAGACCCAGCTGGCCCAGCTGATCGCCCTCGGACGCACCGTGGCCGTCTTCCCCGACTCCGCCCGCGCCTGGCTGTGGGCCGAGCACACTGCCGTCCCCCTGACCGACGCACCCCCCGTCGTCACCCACATCGCCTGGCCCGCGCACAGCCGCTCCCTCGCCCTCGCCGGGCTGATCCGCACGGCCACCCGGCTATGA